The Terriglobia bacterium genomic sequence GAGAGCACTACTGTATACGAACCGGAGAGTAGCAGGAATCGTTGCTTGGAAGAGTACAGTAATGAATTATTGCTCGAATTGGCATTCCAGAATGGTCCCCGCAGAGAGTCTTCCCACAACGGGATGAACGGTGAACTGGTTCAGAGTGGAGCGAGATCCAACACCTCAACCCAGCGGAATCACGCCACCTGTCGCGCAGCCATCACCATGCGTTCATAGTCAACAACGGAACGGATAATGTCGTTCAAGGAGTAGCGTGGCTGATAGCCAACCCATTCGCGTGCCTTGGAGAGGTCTGGAACGCGGCGGAACATGTCTTCGAATCCGGGACCGTATGCATCGGAGTAAGAAATGTGAACGATCTCGCTGTTGGACTCGCAAGCAGCGATGACTTTGCGTGCGAGTTGCTCGATTGTGACTTCTTCAGTATTGCCGAGGTTGAATATCTCGCCCGGAGCACGGTCGCATTCGAGAAGCAACAACAGTCCGTTCACGATATCGGCAACGTGGCCGAAACATCGGCTCTGAGCGCCGGTACCGTAGACCGTCAGCGGTTCATTCAACAAGGCCTGGCGAACGAACGTCGGCAAGACCATCCCATAACGGCCAGTCTGGCGCGGGCCGACCGTATTAAAGAACCGGACAATAGTAACCGGCAGATTGTGCTCGCGGAAATAAGCAAAGGCAAGAAACTCGTCCATCGCCTTTGAGCAGGCATAAGCCCAGCGCGAATTATAGGTTGAGCCGAGGACGAGATCGTCGGTTTCGGAGAAGGGAATCTTGGTCGACTTTCCGTAGACCTCCGACGTGGAAGCCACGAAGATGCGCTTGCCTGTTTTGGCAGCGGCATCGAGGACAATTTCCGTTCCTTCTACATTGGTCTCGATAGTCTGGACGGGAAAGTCAACGATTCTCTTCACGCCAACGGCCGCAGCGAGGTGGAAGATGACGTCGGCTTCATCGACGAGTTCAGATGTGAGCCGCGTGTTGAAAATGGTGTCTTCGTAGAGAAGAAGATTCGGGTGCTCACGAACGCTGGAGAGATTATCGAGGCTGCCAGTGGAAAGGTCGTCGACGCAGGACACGTGGTGTCCCAGGGAAAGAAATGTCTCCGTTAGATGTGAGCCGATAAATCCGGCTCCGCCGGTAATCAGGACACGCATTCAAGACCCTTGTCCGCGAGTGCCCTGCTTCCAGGCGATTAATGGCTAGGCCCGAGTCGCAACTGCGGCTGGTTGTGTACGGTACCATTCCACCGTACGGCGCAACCCATCGCGGAAATCGATTTTGGGGACATATCCGAATGCTTCGCGAGCACGCGAGATTTCGGCGAGGGAATCCTTGATGTCGCCTTCGCGCACAGGAGCGTAAATCGGAACGCCCTTATATCCGGTGAGATCGCAGAGCACGCGGAATGTGTCATTCAACGTGATACGGCTTCCGGTGGCGGCATTGAAGACCCGCCCGGCCACCTTCTCTGCCGGCGCTATACAGGTTAACAGATTCGCCTCGACCACGTTATCGATGTACGTAAAATCGCGACTCTGTTCACCATCACCAAAGATGGTTGGTTGTTCGCCACGTAGCATCTGGGTGGTGAACTTGGCGAGTACGCCGGAATAGAAAGAAGTCGGGTCCTGGTAAGGTCCGAACACGTTGAAATAGCGAAGGGTTACGGTTTCCAGTCCATAGACACGCCAGAAGGATTGCAAATACAGCTCTCCGGAGAGCTTGGCAACGGCATAAGGAGAAATTGGACAGGGCAACATCTCCTCATGCTTGGGAAGAGTTGGGGTGTCGCCGTATGCGGACGAAGAGCCGGCATAAATGAGGCGCTTAACCTTGGAATCGCGGGCCGCGAGCAGTACGCTCAGGGTTCCAGTCAGGCAGGCCTGATGGGAACTGACG encodes the following:
- a CDS encoding GDP-mannose 4,6-dehydratase, with the protein product MRVLITGGAGFIGSHLTETFLSLGHHVSCVDDLSTGSLDNLSSVREHPNLLLYEDTIFNTRLTSELVDEADVIFHLAAAVGVKRIVDFPVQTIETNVEGTEIVLDAAAKTGKRIFVASTSEVYGKSTKIPFSETDDLVLGSTYNSRWAYACSKAMDEFLAFAYFREHNLPVTIVRFFNTVGPRQTGRYGMVLPTFVRQALLNEPLTVYGTGAQSRCFGHVADIVNGLLLLLECDRAPGEIFNLGNTEEVTIEQLARKVIAACESNSEIVHISYSDAYGPGFEDMFRRVPDLSKAREWVGYQPRYSLNDIIRSVVDYERMVMAARQVA
- a CDS encoding SDR family oxidoreductase, with product MALYLITGAAGFIGSNLARALLARGEKVRGIDNFSTGKRDNLVGLEGMDLVAGDINDTGLMNRICAGVDYVFHEAALPSVPRSVKDPVSSHQACLTGTLSVLLAARDSKVKRLIYAGSSSAYGDTPTLPKHEEMLPCPISPYAVAKLSGELYLQSFWRVYGLETVTLRYFNVFGPYQDPTSFYSGVLAKFTTQMLRGEQPTIFGDGEQSRDFTYIDNVVEANLLTCIAPAEKVAGRVFNAATGSRITLNDTFRVLCDLTGYKGVPIYAPVREGDIKDSLAEISRAREAFGYVPKIDFRDGLRRTVEWYRTQPAAVATRA